The following proteins come from a genomic window of Geminicoccaceae bacterium SCSIO 64248:
- a CDS encoding tripartite tricarboxylate transporter TctB family protein translates to MNAPEGFRITRFAMEMAMALFTALFGVVVIIGAREYGTAWSEFGPEPGFFPFYVGLLICLASAGVLYEAFARHRGPDETFASGIQLGRIAAFFGPMAAFVVVSVFLGLYVGTALYLFGVMVVQGGYSVARSLIVSLGVTVATYVLFEIWFQVPLLKGPLEASLGL, encoded by the coding sequence ATGAACGCCCCTGAAGGCTTCCGGATCACGCGCTTCGCCATGGAAATGGCCATGGCGCTCTTCACCGCGCTGTTCGGCGTGGTCGTGATCATCGGTGCCCGCGAGTATGGCACCGCCTGGTCCGAGTTCGGCCCGGAGCCCGGCTTCTTCCCCTTCTATGTCGGCCTCCTGATCTGCCTGGCCAGTGCCGGCGTGCTCTACGAGGCGTTCGCCCGTCACCGCGGCCCGGACGAGACCTTCGCGAGCGGCATCCAGCTCGGCCGGATTGCGGCCTTCTTCGGCCCGATGGCGGCGTTCGTGGTCGTCTCGGTCTTCCTCGGTCTCTATGTCGGCACGGCGCTCTATTTGTTCGGCGTCATGGTCGTGCAGGGCGGCTACAGCGTCGCCCGCTCGCTGATCGTGAGCCTGGGCGTCACGGTCGCGACCTACGTCCTGTTCGAGATCTGGTTCCAGGTGCCGCTGCTCAAGGGACCGCTCGAGGCTTCGCTCGGCCTGTAA
- a CDS encoding tripartite tricarboxylate transporter substrate binding protein, with amino-acid sequence MKTITSTAIALVTAGAALAPQAHAQWAPSGPIEFIVTSGAGGGTDNFARMVQSIIAKHDLVEQPIIVSNKGGGSGAEGYVYAKAMGDDPHKLTFGTNNEYLLPHVARLGYKASDLNPVATLALDEFLIWVNAESPYQDAQSFIEAAKAAPGTLKFSGSQSKDTDQILVSMIQDATGAKFIYIPFQGGSAAGTQLAGGHVDGNTNNPNENVGQWRAGMIRPLCVFSDARLPEGPKVAGDMGWSDIPTCAEAGIPVDQYKMPRTVWTSPGVPEEATAYYADLMQKVYDTPEWKEYLANTSQTGTFLAGDDFRSFIESDEARVMKILEAEGWAVN; translated from the coding sequence ATGAAGACCATCACCTCGACCGCGATCGCGCTCGTCACGGCCGGCGCCGCGCTGGCGCCGCAGGCGCACGCCCAATGGGCGCCGAGCGGCCCGATCGAGTTCATCGTCACCTCCGGCGCCGGCGGCGGCACCGACAATTTCGCCCGCATGGTCCAGTCGATCATCGCCAAGCACGACCTGGTCGAGCAGCCGATCATCGTGTCCAACAAGGGCGGCGGCAGCGGCGCCGAGGGTTATGTCTACGCCAAGGCGATGGGCGACGACCCGCACAAGCTGACCTTCGGCACCAACAACGAGTACCTGCTGCCGCATGTCGCCCGCCTCGGCTACAAGGCGTCCGACCTCAACCCGGTGGCGACCCTGGCGCTCGACGAGTTCCTGATCTGGGTCAACGCCGAATCGCCCTACCAGGACGCGCAGAGCTTCATCGAGGCGGCCAAGGCGGCGCCCGGCACGCTCAAGTTCAGCGGCAGCCAGTCCAAGGACACCGACCAGATCCTGGTCTCGATGATCCAGGACGCGACCGGCGCCAAGTTCATCTACATCCCGTTCCAGGGCGGCAGCGCCGCCGGCACGCAGCTGGCCGGCGGCCATGTCGACGGCAATACCAACAACCCGAACGAGAATGTCGGCCAGTGGCGCGCCGGCATGATCCGGCCGTTGTGCGTGTTCAGCGATGCCCGCCTGCCCGAGGGCCCCAAGGTCGCGGGCGACATGGGCTGGTCCGACATCCCGACCTGCGCCGAGGCCGGCATCCCGGTCGACCAGTACAAGATGCCCCGCACGGTCTGGACGTCGCCCGGCGTGCCCGAGGAGGCGACCGCGTACTACGCCGACCTCATGCAGAAGGTCTACGACACGCCGGAGTGGAAGGAGTACCTGGCCAACACCTCGCAGACCGGCACCTTCCTGGCGGGCGACGACTTCCGCTCGTTCATCGAGAGCGACGAGGCCCGCGTCATGAAGATCCTCGAGGCCGAGGGCTGGGCCGTCAACTGA
- a CDS encoding amidohydrolase family protein, with the protein MSDTPLYDGPVIDAHQHFWEPQSGRYPWLRPDEAIPFRYGDYSALKRSYLPPDYERDAAGHRIERTVYMEAEWDPSDPIGETRYVSAMAERFGKPNAIIAQAWLDAPDAAAVLREQASFPLVRSVRHKPGGPASPDAVGAERSLMSSEQWRRGYAVLGELGLHFDLQTPWWNLHEAVRLARDFPAITIVLNHTGLPSDRSEAGLQGWRKAMAELADMPNAAVKISGIGVAGETWTAEANGWIVRETVAMFGPERAMFASNFPVDGLCASLDTIYRGFKAITAGLPRDAQALLFHDTALRLYRPVPAGAA; encoded by the coding sequence ATGAGCGATACGCCCCTCTATGACGGCCCGGTCATCGATGCGCACCAGCATTTTTGGGAGCCTCAGAGCGGGCGCTATCCCTGGCTGCGGCCGGATGAGGCGATCCCCTTCCGCTACGGCGACTACAGCGCGCTGAAGCGCTCCTATCTGCCGCCGGACTACGAGCGCGACGCGGCGGGCCACCGCATCGAGCGCACGGTCTACATGGAGGCGGAGTGGGACCCGTCCGACCCGATCGGCGAGACCCGCTATGTCAGCGCCATGGCCGAGCGCTTCGGCAAGCCGAACGCGATCATCGCCCAGGCCTGGCTGGACGCGCCCGACGCGGCCGCCGTCCTGCGCGAGCAGGCGTCCTTCCCGCTGGTGCGCAGCGTGCGCCACAAGCCGGGCGGCCCGGCCTCGCCGGATGCCGTCGGGGCCGAGCGCAGCCTGATGTCGTCGGAGCAATGGCGCCGGGGCTACGCGGTCCTGGGCGAGCTCGGCCTGCATTTCGACCTGCAGACGCCCTGGTGGAACCTGCACGAGGCGGTCCGGCTCGCCCGCGACTTCCCCGCGATCACCATCGTCCTGAATCACACCGGCCTGCCGTCCGACCGCAGCGAGGCCGGTTTGCAAGGCTGGCGCAAGGCCATGGCCGAGTTGGCCGACATGCCGAACGCGGCCGTCAAGATCTCGGGCATCGGCGTCGCGGGCGAGACGTGGACGGCCGAGGCGAACGGCTGGATCGTCCGCGAGACGGTCGCGATGTTCGGGCCGGAGCGGGCGATGTTCGCCAGCAATTTCCCGGTCGACGGCCTGTGCGCCTCTCTGGACACCATCTACCGCGGCTTCAAGGCGATCACGGCCGGCCTGCCGCGGGACGCCCAGGCCCTCCTCTTCCACGACACGGCCTTGCGGCTGTACCGGCCCGTCCCGGCCGGTGCCGCCTGA
- a CDS encoding MFS transporter gives MATTASSVTAPPARRLERQDVRTLALSALGGALEFYDFIIFVFFVTVLGHLFFPPGIPDWVVQLQAFAIFAAGYIARPLGGIVLAHYGDKLGRKQMFMVSILLMAVSTLGMGLLPTYAQIGIAAPILLLTLRVLQGAAIGGEIPGAWVFVSEHVPSRRVGLACGILTCGLTAGILLGSLVATAINTAFTAETIQAWAWRVPFLLGGVFGLIGVYLRRWLSETPVFRAMKERKALAEELPVKAVIRDHGAAVILSMLLTWMLAASIVVVILMTPTLLQTIYGIPAPTALAANSVATLFLSIGCIVTGLLCDRFGAGKVLMGGSVLLGGVLYILYGTVGDMPGSLFPLYGLAGFLVGTIAAVPYVMVHAFPPAVAFSGVSFAYNVGYAIFGGLTPLMVTLALRIDPLAHAHYMLAICLMGLAIGTFLRAGRGAILHNQGRDHVEEASGLEPVPEAR, from the coding sequence ATGGCCACCACCGCCTCGTCCGTCACTGCCCCGCCCGCCCGGCGCCTCGAGCGCCAGGACGTCCGCACGCTCGCGCTTTCCGCCCTGGGCGGCGCGCTCGAGTTCTACGATTTCATCATCTTCGTCTTCTTCGTGACGGTGCTCGGCCACCTGTTCTTCCCGCCGGGCATCCCGGACTGGGTCGTGCAGCTTCAGGCCTTCGCGATCTTCGCCGCCGGCTACATCGCGCGGCCCTTGGGCGGCATCGTCCTCGCCCATTACGGCGACAAGCTCGGCCGCAAGCAGATGTTCATGGTCAGCATCCTGCTGATGGCGGTCTCGACGCTCGGCATGGGCCTTTTGCCGACCTACGCCCAGATTGGCATCGCGGCGCCCATCCTGCTCCTGACCCTGCGTGTCCTGCAGGGAGCCGCGATCGGCGGCGAGATCCCGGGCGCCTGGGTGTTCGTCTCCGAGCACGTGCCCTCGCGCCGGGTCGGCCTCGCCTGTGGCATCCTGACCTGCGGCCTGACCGCCGGCATCCTCCTGGGCTCGCTGGTGGCGACCGCGATCAACACGGCCTTCACCGCCGAAACCATCCAGGCCTGGGCGTGGCGCGTTCCCTTCCTCCTGGGCGGTGTGTTCGGCTTGATCGGCGTCTATCTCCGCCGCTGGCTGTCCGAGACGCCCGTGTTCCGGGCGATGAAGGAGCGCAAGGCGCTGGCCGAGGAACTGCCGGTCAAGGCGGTGATCCGCGATCACGGCGCGGCTGTTATCCTCTCCATGCTGCTGACCTGGATGCTGGCCGCCTCGATCGTGGTCGTCATCCTGATGACGCCGACCTTGCTGCAGACGATCTACGGCATCCCTGCCCCGACCGCGCTCGCCGCCAACAGCGTCGCCACCTTGTTCCTCTCGATCGGCTGCATCGTGACCGGCCTGCTCTGCGACCGTTTCGGTGCCGGGAAGGTGCTGATGGGCGGCAGCGTCCTTCTGGGCGGCGTGCTCTACATCCTCTACGGCACGGTCGGCGACATGCCGGGTTCCCTCTTCCCGCTCTACGGCCTCGCGGGCTTCCTGGTCGGCACGATCGCAGCCGTGCCCTATGTCATGGTCCACGCCTTCCCGCCCGCGGTCGCGTTCTCCGGCGTGTCGTTCGCCTACAATGTCGGCTACGCCATCTTCGGCGGGCTGACGCCCTTGATGGTGACGCTGGCGCTCCGCATCGATCCGCTGGCGCACGCGCACTACATGCTGGCGATCTGCCTGATGGGCCTCGCGATCGGTACGTTTCTGCGCGCTGGCCGCGGCGCCATCCTGCACAACCAGGGCCGCGATCACGTCGAGGAGGCGAGCGGCCTGGAGCCCGTGCCCGAGGCGCGCTAG
- a CDS encoding class I SAM-dependent methyltransferase — translation MGIRRFVRALPFVGRIAKRPATAKAAVFSTSGAYWEQRYRTGGHSGAGSYNRLGLFKADVLNGFVAANQIRSVIEFGSGDGAQLRLALYPSYTGVDVSHTVLERTRAAFAHDPSIRFLHASEVGPDTKADLALSLDVIYHLVEDDIYDAYMRQLFDAALRFVIVYASNEDKGWPVPHVRHRRFTDWVERHRPDFALVERLPNRYPYDPADARNTSFADFFVFRRA, via the coding sequence ATGGGCATCAGGAGGTTCGTTCGCGCTCTGCCGTTCGTCGGACGGATCGCGAAACGTCCCGCGACCGCCAAGGCGGCCGTGTTCAGCACGTCGGGCGCGTATTGGGAGCAGCGTTACCGGACCGGCGGCCACTCCGGTGCGGGCTCGTACAACCGGCTTGGCCTGTTCAAGGCCGACGTCCTGAACGGGTTCGTCGCGGCCAACCAGATCCGCTCCGTCATCGAGTTCGGCTCGGGCGACGGCGCCCAGCTCCGGCTCGCGCTGTATCCCAGCTACACGGGCGTCGACGTCTCGCACACCGTCCTGGAGCGGACCCGGGCGGCCTTCGCGCACGATCCGTCGATCCGGTTCCTGCACGCGAGCGAGGTCGGGCCGGACACGAAGGCCGACCTCGCTTTGTCGCTCGACGTGATCTACCACTTGGTCGAGGACGACATCTACGACGCCTATATGCGGCAGCTCTTCGACGCCGCCCTGCGCTTCGTGATCGTCTACGCCAGCAACGAGGACAAGGGCTGGCCGGTGCCGCATGTCCGCCACCGCCGCTTCACCGACTGGGTCGAGCGGCATCGTCCCGACTTCGCGCTCGTCGAGCGCCTGCCCAACCGCTACC
- a CDS encoding tripartite tricarboxylate transporter permease — translation MDNFANLMHGFSVVLSTYHIALMMIGVMLGILVGVLPGLGAPNGVSLLLPLTFTMDPVSAIILLSCMYWGALFGGSTTSILFNIPGEPSSVATTFDGYPLARKGEATRALSLAFLSAGFGALIGVILITFLSGWVAQFALRFSSPEYFAVYFLTFASFVGMGYGSAFKTIVAMMMGLALSTVGMDTVSGSLRLTFGFDELIKGISFLVVVIGLFGIGELLITMEEGLRFEGIRARVSPRDVLRTAAELPRHWLAMLRSAAVGCWMGITPGGPTAASFMSYGLAKRFSSRKDDFGKGEPKGIVSPEVADHAAGSSALLPMLALGVPGSATAAVMMGGLMIWGLTPGPMLFIERPDFVWGLIASMYLGNVVSVVMVLLTIPLFASILRIPFAIIGPIIVVVCFSGAYTVGHATFDMWLVLLVGVIGYVFKKLDYPIAPLILAMVIGDKTEDAFSQSMLMSGGSLSIFFSNPLVSTIMTLGLVLLFLPLIGKLVGLGFGRHKEAPIT, via the coding sequence TTGGACAATTTCGCCAATCTCATGCACGGCTTTAGCGTCGTGCTGTCAACCTACCACATCGCGCTCATGATGATCGGCGTGATGCTGGGCATCCTGGTCGGCGTCCTGCCGGGCCTGGGCGCGCCCAACGGCGTATCGCTGCTCTTGCCGCTCACCTTCACCATGGACCCGGTCTCGGCGATCATCCTTTTGAGCTGCATGTACTGGGGCGCCCTGTTCGGCGGCTCGACCACCTCGATCCTGTTCAACATTCCGGGCGAGCCCTCCTCGGTCGCGACCACCTTCGACGGCTATCCCCTCGCGCGCAAAGGCGAAGCGACGCGGGCCTTGTCGCTCGCCTTCCTCTCGGCCGGCTTCGGCGCGCTGATCGGCGTCATCCTGATCACCTTCCTATCCGGCTGGGTCGCGCAATTCGCGCTCCGCTTCAGCTCGCCCGAATATTTCGCGGTCTACTTCCTGACCTTCGCGAGCTTCGTCGGCATGGGCTACGGCTCGGCCTTCAAGACCATCGTCGCCATGATGATGGGCCTGGCGCTCTCGACCGTCGGCATGGACACCGTGTCCGGCAGCCTGCGCCTGACCTTCGGCTTCGACGAGCTGATCAAGGGGATCAGCTTCCTGGTCGTGGTCATCGGCCTGTTCGGCATCGGCGAGCTGCTGATCACCATGGAGGAAGGCCTGCGCTTCGAGGGCATCCGCGCCCGAGTCAGCCCGCGCGACGTGCTCCGCACGGCGGCCGAGCTGCCGCGCCACTGGCTGGCCATGCTGCGCAGCGCGGCCGTGGGCTGCTGGATGGGCATCACCCCGGGCGGGCCGACGGCGGCATCCTTCATGAGCTACGGCCTGGCCAAGCGCTTCTCCAGCCGCAAGGACGACTTCGGCAAGGGGGAGCCCAAGGGCATCGTCTCGCCCGAGGTCGCCGACCACGCCGCCGGCAGCAGCGCGCTCCTGCCCATGCTGGCCCTGGGCGTGCCCGGCTCGGCCACGGCCGCGGTCATGATGGGCGGCCTGATGATCTGGGGCCTCACGCCCGGGCCGATGCTGTTCATCGAGCGCCCGGACTTCGTCTGGGGCCTGATCGCCAGCATGTATCTGGGCAACGTCGTCTCGGTGGTCATGGTCCTTCTGACCATCCCGCTGTTCGCCTCGATCCTGCGGATTCCCTTCGCGATCATCGGGCCGATCATCGTCGTGGTCTGCTTCAGCGGCGCCTACACGGTCGGGCATGCCACCTTCGACATGTGGCTGGTCCTCCTGGTCGGCGTGATCGGCTACGTCTTCAAGAAGCTCGACTATCCGATCGCGCCTTTGATCCTGGCCATGGTGATCGGCGACAAGACCGAAGACGCGTTCAGCCAGTCCATGCTGATGTCCGGCGGCTCGCTTTCGATCTTCTTCTCGAACCCGCTGGTCAGCACCATCATGACCCTCGGCCTGGTCCTGCTCTTCCTGCCGCTGATCGGCAAGCTGGTCGGCCTGGGCTTCGGCCGGCACAAGGAGGCGCCGATCACCTGA